Proteins encoded together in one Pogoniulus pusillus isolate bPogPus1 unplaced genomic scaffold, bPogPus1.pri scaffold_58_arrow_ctg1, whole genome shotgun sequence window:
- the LOC135174293 gene encoding inhibin beta C chain-like: MATARGAGPWLLLAAVVLCAAAEPRCPGCAAAAERRLLEEAAKRQLLEKLRLRERPKLIHAVPRAAVARALRRLQAGGARRGPEEEEEEEERSYEIISFGEPEPRSPSALGLQFQFSHTQDQDIHILQAQLWLYLRVPQDLVTSLTLRIFLAGGAGEVAGGNRTLLSEQQLSARGSGWHTLTLMPTLQSFFGGEGRTLRLELESHGAGGDILAMVNASWSHQPFLVAKARLREPGHRVGKRSLRCSQNSNLCCRRDYYVDFRDIGWSDWIIKPEGYQINYCVGQCPLHVAGSPGMASSFHTAVFNLVKANNIQASGHSCCVPTRRRPLSVLYFDRHSNIVKTDIPDMIVDACGCS; the protein is encoded by the exons ATGGCGACGGCTAGAGGCGCGGGgccgtggctgctgctggccgcgGTCGTGCTATGCGCGGCGGCGGAGCCTCGCTGCCCGGGCTGCGCGGCGGCAGCGGAgcggaggctgctggaggaagcagccaaacggcagctgctggagaagctccggCTCCGGGAACGACCCAAGCTCATCCACGCCGTGCCCCGCGCTGCCGTGGCCCGGGCACTGCGGAGGCTGCAGGCGGGAGGTGCCCGTCGAGGccccgaggaggaggaggaagaagaagagcgGAGCTACGAGATCATCAGCTTCGGGGAGCCAG AGCCCAGGTCCCCCTCTGCCTTGGGGCTGCAGTTCCAGTTCAGCCACACCCAGGACCAGGACATTCACATCCTGCAGGCTCAGCTTTGGCTCTACCTCCGAGTGCCCCAAGACCTGGTGACCAGCCTCACCCTGAGGATCTTCCTTGCCGgtggggcaggggaggtggcaggaggcaACCGCACGCTGCTGAGcgagcagcagctgagtgccaggggCAGCGGCTGGCACACCCTCACCCTCATGCCCACCCTGCAGAGCTTCTTCGGGGGAGAGGGCAGGACCCTGCGGCTGGAACTGGAAAGCCACGGGGCCGGGGGTGATATCCTGGCGATGGTCAATGCCAGCTGgtcccaccagcccttcctggtggccaaagccaggctgagggagccagggCACCGCGTGGGCAAGCGCAGCCTCCGCTGCAGCCAGAACTCCAACCTCTGCTGCCGCAGGGACTACTACGTGGACTTCCGCGACATCGGCTGGAGCGACTGGATCATAAAGCCTGAGGGCTACCAGATAAACTACTGCGTGGGCCAGTGCCCACTCCACGTGGCTGGCAGCCCTGGCATGGCCTCCTCCTTCCACACAGCCGTCTTCAACCTGGTGAAAGCCAACAACATCCAGGCGTCGGGGCACTCCTGCTGCGTGCCCACGCGCCGCCGCCCGCTCTCCGTCCTCTACTTCGATCGCCACAGCAACATCGTCAAGACTGACATCCCTGACATGATTGTGGATGCCTGTGGCTGTAGCTAG
- the GLI1 gene encoding zinc finger protein GLI1, whose product MFDPTSPPAAGYAEHCCLRPPRGPAPAAPGPPGLDFPLCHQPTLTSSHRGYGLVPGAEHPGSGDGSRFSTPRGAGKLGKKRALSISPLSDSSLDLQTVIRTSPNSLVAFINSRCASASGSYGHLSISTISPSLGYQSPPAQQKGQGHLYTHTTPPPPCSSHEHLPPRPGLLHHGPARGTLKHCQQLKLEWSLSSPLSVKYPEERSEGDISSPASTGTQDPLLGMLDVREDLEKEDGKPESEAVYETNCYWDGCTKEFDTQEQLVHHINNEHIHGEKKEFVCHWAACSREQRPFKAQYMLVVHMRRHTGEKPHKCTFEGCHKAYSRLENLKTHLRSHTGEKPYVCEHEGCNKAFSNASDRAKHQNRTHSNEKPYVCKIPGCTKRYTDPSSLRKHVKTVHGPDAHVTKKHRGDVVPGRGMPTPAAPQDMKQEKETNCPNEHRKDDSSKLLVPDLALKPQPSPGGQSSCSSDHSPLGSTTNNDSGVEMAGNAGGSYEDLSTLEDVVPGEPMGTSGLMALHKLENLRIDKLKQLRKPSATKGLNLPPIAGAGLPGEVPGLPVPAAAASHRRIAELSAAELGLAGSERRSSATSTVSSAYTVSRRSSLVSPYLPGPCLGGEVGTVPGGTSSADGYDPISPDGSRRSSDASHGGGLPGVGSLTPAQRYRLKAKYAAATGGPPPTPLPSVERVPMGGHGSSPRDYPGPAQPRCLANGLLRRHSSNDSPGCVGSLAHHPVPHNGVRRASDPARPAANPHTVPRVHRFKSMGNVNVPGGGRTVLQPLGGSDANLQRHLFSPCPPSISENVFLEGASVEGPGIEPGMLEMEQYLSYPEESFPCQAVGTELQCEGLYGSTHRTTGGMQLNPAGHGDMGQGLLQADFSLPQCQLNQHFSSVHASNGTMPAPWDQPPQGALEMSSAQSGLGTSAAAMPGPHCHHQSTEYPQPRSCGQQPKLLSSCQAPGFAGGQRQSRLQIKSEQRYPAPAPALPPCQSTKLAGHLQPPASFGQAVTMAPGSYQPEEQAAGGYVGMLSPGGRRAQTPTLQTKEVMVRSYVQAQQALMWGDQAASKAGEAGMGLGSEPGQCQAMQAPLYLSPKYSAYQTKPDHLPGLAEPHHLLSAPCFNPELVPHPPGGPKPPGHQNSLNYGGGLAQPAHAYEGAEASARRALRLPPAHPTPEGSSSSLQYYPGQGTHLQVGKGGQKLLGQASASCGHYGGGLEGLKGSSCYYLEAGEQVANSLDSLDLENTHLDFAAIVEDPEPPALLPGPPGPPSPASGLLLPASGGANMAVGDMSSMLSTLAGESNFLNSLS is encoded by the exons ATGTTCGACCCCACCAGCCCTCCGGCCGCCGGTtatgctgagcactgctgcctgcgaCCACCCCGCGGACCGGCCCCGGCTGCTCCAGGGCCACCAG GACTCGATTTCCCCTTATGCCACCAGCCAACCCTCACCAGCAGTCACCGCGGCTACGGGCTGGTGCCAGGAGCCGAGCACCCAGGCAGCGGTGATG gCTCACGGTTCTCCACGCCCCGCGGCGCAGGCAAGCTGGGCAAGAAGCGAGCTCTGTCCATCTCCCCCCTGTCAGACTCCAGCCTCGACCTGCAGACTGTCATCCGCACCTCCCCCAACTCCCTGGTGGCCTTCATCAACTCCCGCTGCGCCTCTGCCAGCGGCTCCTACGGGCACCTCTCCATCAGCACCATCAG CCCATCCCTGGGGTACCAGAGTCCACCGGCGCAGCAGAAGGGCCAAGGCCACCTGTACACCCACACCACCCCCCCTCCACCCTGTAGCTCCCACGAacacctccccccccgcccaggGCTCCTGCACCATGGCCCAGCCCGAGGGACCCTCAAACACTGCCAG cagctgaagctggaGTGGAGCCTGAGCAGCCCTCTGAGTGTCAAGTACCCAGAGGAACGATCTGAGGGTGACATCTCCAGCCCAGCTTCCACGGGCACCCAG GACCCCTTGCTGGGCATGCTGGATGTCCGGGAGGatctggagaaggaggatgGGAAGCCTGAGTCCGAGGCTGTCTATGAAACCAACTGCTACTGGGATGGCTGCACCAAGGAGTTCGACACGCAGGAGCAGCTGGTGCAT CACATCAACAACGAACACATCCACGGGGAGAAGAAGGAGTTTGTGTGCCACTGGGCAGCGTGCTCCCGCGAGCAGAGGCCCTTCAAGGCTCAGTACATGCTGGTGGTGCACATGAGGCGGCACACGGGCGAGAAGCCTCACAAATGCACG TTCGAGGGCTGCCACAAGGCCTACTCCCGCCTGGAGAACCTCAAGACTCACCTGCGCTCGCACACGGGCGAGAAGCCCTACGTGTGTGAGCATGAGGGCTGCAACAAAGCCTTCTCCAACGCCTCCGACCGCGCCAAGCACCAGAACCGCACCCACTCCAACGAG AAGCCCTACGTGTGCAAGATCCCAGGCTGCACCAAGCGCTACAccgaccccagctccctgcgcAAGCACGTCAAGACCGTGCACGGCCCCGATGCCCACGTCACCAAGAAGCACAGAGGGGATGTGGTGCCAGGCCGTGGGATGCCCacccctgctgctccccaggacatgaagcaggagaaggagacAAATTGCCCCAATGAGCACCGAAAGGATGACAGCAGCAAACTCTTGGTGCCCGACTTGGCCTTG aagccacagcccagccccggtGGGCAATCGTCCTGCAGCAGCGACCACTCCCCGCTGGGCAGCACCACCAACAACGACAGCGGCGTGGAGATGGCTGGCAACGCCGGCGGCAGCTACGAGGACCTGTCCACCCTGGAGGACGTGGTGCCCGGGGAGCCCATGGGCACCTCGGGGCTCATGGCCCTGCACAAGCTGGAGAATCTCCGCATCGACAAACTGAAGCAGCTGCGGAAGCCTTCGGCCACCAAGGGCCTGAACCTGCCACCCATCGCCGGAGCCG gcttgcccggggaggtgcccGGGCTGCCGGTACCCGCCGCGGCTGCCTCGCACCGGCGCATCGCGGAGCTGTCGGCGGCGGAGCTGGGCTTGGCGGGCAGCGAACGCCgcagcagtgccaccagcaCCGTCAGCTCTGCCTACACCGTCAGCCGCCGCTCCTCCCTGGTGTCCCCGTACCTGCCCGGACCCTGCCTGGGCGGCGAGGTGGGCACAGTGCCCGGCGGGACCAGCTCGGCAGATGGTTACGACCCCATCTCTCCGGACGGCTCACGCCGCTCCAGCGATGCCAGCCACGGCGGGGGGCTGCCGGGCGTGGGCAGCCTCACCCCTGCCCAGCGCTACCGCCTGAAGGCCAAATACGCTGCGGCCACGGGCGGGCCACCCCCGACCCCCCTGCCCAGCGTGGAGCGGGTGCCCATGGGTGGGCACGGCAGCTCCCCCCGGGATTACCCGGGGCCAGCCCAACCTCGCTGCCTTGCCAATGGGCTGCTGCGGAGGCACAGCTCCAACGACTCCCCCGGCTGCGTGGGCAGCCTTGCCCATCACCCTGTGCCACACAACGGCGTGCGGAGGGCCAGCGACCCTGCCCGGCCCGCAGCCAACCCTCACACCGTGCCCAGGGTGCACCGATTCAAGAGCATGGGCAACGTGAACGTGCCAGGAGGTGGCAGaactgtgctgcagcccttgggcgGCTCCGATGCCAATCTCCAGCGCCACCTCTTCTCCCCGTGCCCACCCAGCATCAGTGAGAATGTCTTCCTGGAGGGTGCGAGCGTGGAGGGCCCTGGCATCGAGCCTGGCATGCTGGAGATGGAGCAGTACTTGAGCTACCCTGAGGAGAGCTTCCCATGccaggcagtgggcacagagctcCAGTGTGAAGGTCTCTATGGCAGCACTCACCGGACCACGGGGGGCATGCAACTGAACCCAGCAGGACACGGGGACATGGGGCAGGGCTTGCTGCAGGCTGACTTCTCCCTCCCTCAGTGCCAGCTGAACCAGCACTTCAGCAGTGTGCATGCCAGCAACGGGACCATGCCAGCTCCGTGGGATCAACCTCCCCAGGGCGCTCTGGAGATGAGTTCTGCCCAGTCCGGGCttggcacctctgctgcagccatgccCGGGCCCCACTGCCACCACCAAAGCACTGAGTACCCACAGCCCCGCtcctgtgggcagcagcccaAGCTCCTCAGCTCATGCCAGGCCCCCGGGTTCGCTGGGGGGCAGCGCCAGAGCCGCCTGCAGATCAAGTCTGAGCAGCGTTACCCAGCGCCTGCCCCGGCgctgccaccctgccagagcaccaaGCTTGCTGGgcacctgcagcctcctgcctcctttgGCCAAGCTGTGACCATGGCGCCTGGCAGCTACCAGCccgaggagcaggcagctggtggCTACGTGGGcatgctgagcccagggggcagaagagcccagaCGCCCACCCTGCAGACCAAGGAGGTGATGGTCCGCAGCTACGTGCAGGCCCAGCAGGCTCTGATGTGGGGAGACCAAGCAGCCTCCAAGGCAGGGGAGGCTggcatggggctgggcagtgaaCCTGGGCAGTGCCAAGCCATGCAAGCACCGCTCTACCTGAGCCCCAAGTACTCTGCttaccaaaccaaaccagaccaCCTGCCGGGGCTGGCAGAGCCTCACCACCTCCTGAGTGCCCCCTGCTTCAACCCCGAGCTGGTGCCACATCCCCCTGGTGGCCCTAAACCACCTGGGCACCAGAACAGCCTGAACTATGGGGGtggcctggcacagccagcTCATGCCTACGAGGGAGCAGAGGCCAGTGCCCGGCGGGCGCTTCgcctgccccctgcccaccccacaCCTGAGgggtccagcagctccctgcagtatTACCCAGGCCAGGGCACGCATCTGCAGGTGGGCAAAGgtgggcagaagctgctgggcCAAGCGTCGGCAAGCTGTGGGCATtacggtggggggttggaaggactCAAAGGCAGCTCCTGTTACTACCTGGAGGCAGGGGAGCAGGTGGCCAACAGCCTGGACTCGCTGGACCTGGAGAACACACACCTCGACTTCGCTGCCATTGTGGAGGACCCAGAaccccctgcactgctgcccggCCCCCCCgggccccccagccctgcctctggcCTCCTGCTTCCCGCATCTGGTGGTGCCAACATGGCCGTGGGCGATATGAGCTCCATGCTGAGCactctggcaggggagagcaATTTCCTCAACTCTCTCTCCTAA